The Sphingobium sp. BYY-5 genome contains a region encoding:
- the pyk gene encoding pyruvate kinase, translated as MTRLPPRSRKVRILATLGPASDTPEMIRALFVAGADAFRINMSHGAHEDHAARIAAIRALEKEFDRPTTILGDLQGPKLRVGTFEKGLAILETGAAFILDRDETPGDARRVNLPHPEIYAALVPETRLLLDDGKMVLRVKAIGADRIETIVEVGGTLSNRKGVNVPDVVVPVPALTDKDRRDLSFAIEQGCDWIALSFVQRPEDLAEARKLMGGYGALMAKIEKPAAVQRLEEIVELADGVMVARGDLGVELPPQAVPPLQKQIVATARRLGRPVVVATQMLESMIKSPSPTRAEVSDVATAVYDGADAIMLSAETAAGDWPVEAVTMMDSIAHSVERDPGYFGRLHYTETRPDPTTADALAEAAGGIVSVVGASAITCFTSSGSTVRRVARERPSAPILAMTPRADTARKLGLTWGVHAIRTKDIGTFEEMIGKARRMALRHGMAEKGGKIVVLAGVPFGTPGSTNVLHVAAVRGDELKGRDEG; from the coding sequence ATGACACGACTACCGCCCCGTTCGCGCAAGGTTCGCATCCTAGCGACCCTTGGCCCCGCGAGCGATACACCGGAGATGATCCGGGCCTTGTTCGTCGCTGGGGCCGACGCCTTCCGCATCAACATGAGCCATGGTGCACATGAGGATCATGCCGCGCGTATCGCCGCTATCCGCGCGCTGGAAAAGGAATTCGACCGGCCGACCACTATCCTGGGCGACCTGCAAGGCCCCAAGCTGCGCGTCGGCACGTTCGAGAAGGGGCTGGCCATATTGGAGACTGGCGCGGCCTTCATTCTCGACCGGGACGAAACCCCCGGCGACGCGCGCCGCGTCAACCTGCCCCATCCCGAAATCTATGCCGCGCTGGTGCCTGAAACCCGGCTGCTGCTGGATGACGGCAAGATGGTGCTGCGGGTGAAGGCGATCGGCGCCGACCGAATCGAGACGATCGTCGAGGTTGGCGGCACCCTGTCCAACCGCAAGGGTGTGAACGTGCCCGACGTGGTGGTGCCGGTGCCCGCGCTGACCGACAAGGACCGGCGCGACCTGAGCTTCGCGATCGAGCAGGGGTGCGACTGGATCGCCTTGAGCTTCGTGCAGCGGCCGGAGGATCTGGCCGAAGCGCGCAAGCTGATGGGCGGCTATGGTGCGCTGATGGCCAAGATCGAGAAGCCGGCCGCCGTCCAGCGGCTGGAGGAGATTGTCGAACTGGCCGACGGCGTGATGGTCGCGCGCGGTGACCTGGGCGTCGAATTGCCGCCCCAGGCGGTGCCGCCGCTGCAGAAGCAGATCGTCGCCACGGCGCGCCGTCTTGGCCGCCCGGTGGTGGTCGCAACGCAGATGCTCGAATCGATGATCAAATCACCATCCCCGACCCGCGCCGAAGTGTCGGACGTGGCGACGGCCGTCTATGACGGCGCTGACGCGATCATGTTGTCGGCCGAGACCGCGGCGGGCGACTGGCCGGTCGAGGCGGTGACGATGATGGACAGCATCGCCCATAGCGTGGAGCGCGATCCGGGCTATTTCGGACGGCTCCATTACACCGAAACGCGACCCGACCCGACCACTGCCGACGCGCTGGCCGAAGCGGCGGGCGGCATCGTGTCGGTGGTGGGCGCCAGCGCGATCACCTGCTTCACCTCATCGGGCAGCACCGTGCGCCGCGTGGCGCGCGAGCGGCCATCCGCGCCGATCCTGGCGATGACGCCGCGCGCTGACACCGCGCGCAAGCTGGGGCTTACCTGGGGCGTCCATGCGATACGCACCAAGGATATCGGTACGTTCGAGGAGATGATCGGCAAGGCCCGGCGCATGGCGCTGCGCCATGGCATGGCCGAGAAGGGCGGCAAGATCGTCGTGCTGGCCGGTGTCCCCTTCGGAACGCCGGGGTCGACCAACGTGCTCCATGTCGCGGCGGTGCGCGGCGATGAACTGAAGGGCCGGGACGAGGGTTAA
- a CDS encoding DUF1244 domain-containing protein — protein MADSILTDAVAATAFRRLVAHLQHRSDVQNIDLMGSAGFCRNCLADWIAEADGNLTRDQAREIIHGMPFSDWKARHQGEATPEQVAKMQESVAKNADNH, from the coding sequence ATGGCAGATAGCATACTCACGGATGCGGTTGCTGCAACCGCCTTCCGCCGTCTGGTTGCGCATTTACAGCACAGAAGCGACGTCCAGAATATCGACCTGATGGGCAGCGCAGGCTTTTGCCGCAACTGCCTGGCCGACTGGATCGCGGAAGCGGACGGCAATCTGACCCGCGATCAGGCGCGGGAGATCATCCACGGGATGCCCTTTTCCGACTGGAAAGCCCGCCATCAGGGCGAAGCGACACCGGAACAGGTCGCAAAGATGCAGGAGAGTGTGGCGAAGAACGCGGACAATCATTAG
- a CDS encoding DUF2312 domain-containing protein, translating to MSEPNVAADQLRLLIERIERLEEEKKGIGDDIKDVYLEAKATGYDAKIMRQIIRLRKMQPHDRQEMEAILQTYLSALGME from the coding sequence ATGAGCGAACCCAATGTCGCCGCCGATCAGCTACGTCTTCTCATCGAGCGCATCGAGCGCCTGGAAGAGGAAAAGAAGGGCATCGGCGACGATATCAAGGACGTCTATCTGGAAGCCAAGGCGACCGGCTATGACGCGAAGATCATGAGGCAGATCATCCGCCTGCGGAAGATGCAGCCGCATGACCGCCAGGAAATGGAAGCCATCCTCCAGACCTACCTGTCCGCCCTGGGCATGGAATAA
- a CDS encoding heavy metal-binding domain-containing protein gives MSEIIVSTTSRLEGKPAKDYLGIVTGEVIVGANLFRDLFASVRDIVGGRSGAYEDVLQRAREQAIAEMRTRATALGANAVVGVDLDYEVIGANGSMLMVSASGTAILF, from the coding sequence ATGTCCGAGATCATCGTCAGCACCACCAGTCGTCTGGAAGGCAAGCCCGCGAAGGACTATCTCGGCATCGTCACCGGTGAGGTGATCGTGGGCGCCAACCTGTTCCGCGACCTGTTCGCCAGCGTCCGCGACATCGTCGGCGGGCGGTCGGGCGCCTATGAGGATGTGCTCCAACGCGCCCGCGAACAGGCGATCGCCGAAATGCGGACCCGCGCGACGGCCCTGGGCGCCAACGCCGTGGTCGGCGTCGACCTCGATTATGAAGTGATCGGCGCCAACGGATCGATGTTGATGGTGTCGGCTTCCGGCACCGCCATACTCTTTTGA
- a CDS encoding arsinothricin resistance N-acetyltransferase ArsN1 family B translates to MTIRVRPAEGHDAASCAAIYAPYVTDGWTSFETDPPDAAEMARRIADYSASHGWLVAQAPDGRIAGYAYGSPHRSRAAYATSADVAIYVDDAFARQGVGRALYAALFPMLKDRGFHAAFAGIAQPNAASVALHEAMGFTLVGIYREVGWKLDGWRDVGWWQRLL, encoded by the coding sequence TTGACGATCCGCGTTCGCCCTGCCGAGGGTCATGACGCCGCATCCTGCGCGGCGATCTACGCCCCCTACGTGACGGACGGCTGGACCAGCTTCGAAACCGATCCACCCGACGCCGCCGAAATGGCCCGGCGCATCGCCGATTATAGCGCCTCGCATGGCTGGCTGGTCGCACAGGCTCCGGACGGCCGGATCGCGGGCTATGCCTATGGCAGCCCCCATCGCAGCCGCGCCGCCTATGCGACCTCCGCCGACGTCGCCATCTATGTCGACGACGCTTTCGCGCGTCAGGGCGTGGGCCGCGCGCTCTATGCCGCCCTGTTCCCGATGCTGAAGGATCGCGGCTTTCACGCAGCCTTCGCCGGCATCGCACAGCCCAATGCCGCCAGCGTCGCCCTGCACGAGGCGATGGGCTTCACCCTCGTCGGCATCTATCGCGAGGTCGGATGGAAGCTGGACGGCTGGCGCGACGTCGGCTGGTGGCAGAGATTGCTCTGA
- a CDS encoding YebC/PmpR family DNA-binding transcriptional regulator, producing MAGHSKFKNIMHRKGAQDKKRSSMFSKLSREITVAAKMGMPDPDMNPRLRLAVNAAKAQSMPKDNIQRAIDKANAAGGENYEEVRYEGYGPAGIAIIVEALTDNRNRTATNIRTAFSKNGGNLGASGAVSHGFDRLGLITYPASAGDADAVFEAALEAGADDVASNEDEHEIWTAMDSLHEVAKALEAKLGAADAAKLAWKPQTTVEVDESNAATLMKLVDTLEDDDDVQTVWGNYEVSDEVMEKLG from the coding sequence ATGGCAGGCCATTCCAAATTCAAGAATATCATGCATCGCAAGGGCGCGCAGGACAAGAAGCGCTCGTCGATGTTCTCCAAGCTCAGCCGCGAAATCACCGTCGCCGCCAAGATGGGTATGCCCGACCCGGACATGAATCCGCGCCTGCGCCTGGCGGTCAACGCGGCCAAGGCCCAGTCGATGCCCAAGGACAATATCCAGCGCGCGATCGACAAGGCGAACGCGGCCGGCGGCGAAAATTACGAAGAAGTGCGCTATGAGGGCTACGGCCCTGCCGGCATCGCCATCATCGTCGAGGCGCTGACCGACAACCGCAACCGCACCGCCACCAACATCCGCACCGCCTTCTCCAAGAATGGCGGCAATCTGGGCGCGTCGGGCGCGGTGAGCCACGGCTTCGACCGCCTCGGCCTCATCACCTATCCGGCCAGCGCGGGCGATGCCGACGCGGTATTTGAAGCCGCGCTGGAAGCCGGCGCGGACGATGTCGCCTCGAACGAGGACGAACATGAAATCTGGACCGCGATGGATTCGCTCCACGAGGTCGCCAAGGCGCTGGAAGCCAAGCTCGGCGCCGCCGACGCCGCCAAGCTCGCCTGGAAGCCGCAGACCACCGTCGAAGTCGACGAAAGCAACGCTGCGACCCTGATGAAGCTGGTCGATACGCTGGAAGACGATGATGACGTCCAGACTGTCTGGGGCAATTACGAAGTCTCTGACGAGGTGATGGAGAAGCTGGGTTGA
- the ruvC gene encoding crossover junction endodeoxyribonuclease RuvC, translated as MILLGLDPGLGTTGWGLIAADGNRLTHIGNGQIKTDSAMALATRLLALDLALTDLILEHRPDGAAVEEVFVNVNPQSTLKLGQARGVVLLAASRSGMEVGEYAARLVKKSVVGVGNASKEQVHAMVSRLLPSAKIAGPDAADALAVAITHAHHLASARRIPRK; from the coding sequence TTGATCCTTCTCGGTCTCGACCCTGGCCTTGGCACCACCGGCTGGGGTCTTATCGCCGCAGACGGCAATCGGCTGACTCATATCGGCAATGGCCAGATCAAGACCGATAGCGCCATGGCGCTGGCGACGCGGCTGCTGGCGCTCGATCTGGCGCTGACCGATCTCATCCTCGAACATCGGCCCGATGGCGCCGCGGTCGAGGAGGTGTTCGTCAATGTGAACCCGCAATCGACGCTGAAGCTGGGCCAGGCGCGCGGCGTCGTGCTGCTCGCTGCGTCGCGATCGGGCATGGAGGTCGGCGAATATGCCGCCCGGCTCGTCAAGAAATCGGTGGTCGGGGTCGGCAACGCATCCAAGGAGCAGGTCCACGCCATGGTGTCGCGCCTGCTGCCTAGCGCGAAGATCGCCGGGCCAGATGCCGCCGACGCACTCGCCGTCGCCATCACCCACGCCCATCATCTGGCGAGCGCGCGGCGTATCCCGCGCAAATGA
- a CDS encoding DUF2218 domain-containing protein, whose amino-acid sequence MTLTATVPTTYGSRYIQQLCKHWSHKFETNFDPNQGEISFPMGPIRLEANPQALVVVLEPNADADVERFKQVVADHLDRFAFREAPLPFDWK is encoded by the coding sequence ATGACCCTGACCGCGACCGTCCCGACCACCTACGGCAGCCGCTACATACAGCAGCTTTGCAAGCATTGGAGCCACAAGTTCGAGACGAATTTCGATCCGAACCAGGGCGAGATCAGCTTCCCCATGGGGCCGATCCGTCTGGAGGCCAACCCGCAAGCGCTGGTCGTGGTTCTGGAGCCGAACGCCGACGCCGATGTGGAACGGTTCAAGCAGGTGGTCGCCGACCATCTCGACCGCTTCGCCTTTCGCGAGGCGCCTCTGCCGTTCGACTGGAAATAG
- a CDS encoding PadR family transcriptional regulator: protein MMRFSHPFHGRHGDHPHRGPHHGHGRFASADGFGRGGFGRSPFGGDPFGEDGPRGGGRGGGRRRLFDNEALRLILLKLIAAEPRHGYELIRAIEALSGEVYAPSPGVVYPTLTLLAEMDLIAEQPGEGSRKRFAITDAGKTQIEERQAAIDMVLERLAHLARKAERADGGPVRRAMHNLRFAVQQRLEKEGADNQTLFDIAALIDEAVSKIERL, encoded by the coding sequence ATGATGCGATTCTCCCATCCCTTCCACGGTCGCCATGGCGACCATCCTCATCGCGGCCCCCATCACGGTCATGGCCGCTTTGCTTCCGCTGACGGTTTCGGCCGGGGCGGCTTCGGGCGCAGCCCGTTCGGCGGCGATCCCTTCGGCGAGGACGGCCCGCGTGGTGGCGGGCGCGGCGGCGGTCGGCGGCGGCTGTTCGACAATGAGGCGCTCCGCCTGATCCTGTTGAAGCTGATCGCTGCCGAGCCGCGCCACGGCTATGAGCTGATCCGCGCGATCGAGGCGCTGTCGGGCGAGGTTTATGCGCCCAGCCCCGGCGTCGTCTATCCGACGCTGACCCTGCTGGCCGAGATGGACCTGATCGCCGAACAGCCTGGTGAGGGCAGCCGCAAGCGTTTCGCCATCACCGACGCCGGCAAGACCCAGATAGAGGAGCGGCAGGCCGCGATCGACATGGTGCTGGAACGGCTGGCCCATTTGGCGCGTAAGGCCGAACGGGCCGATGGCGGGCCGGTGCGCCGCGCGATGCACAATCTGCGTTTCGCCGTCCAGCAGCGCCTTGAAAAGGAAGGCGCGGATAACCAGACCCTGTTCGATATCGCCGCCCTGATCGACGAGGCTGTGAGCAAGATCGAAAGGCTCTGA
- a CDS encoding threonine synthase, which translates to MRHDLNLTTDRPTFVTHLECSLTGERYEADRLHGLSAAGKPLLVRYDLDGVRATLTKEAIAQRPMDLWRWRELLPVRRTSNIVSLGENATPLIPLPRTAARLGGVHLLAKDEGRLPTASFKARGLVMAVSMAKELGVTQVAMPTNGNAGAALAAYAAVAGMEAVIFCPDDTPEVNVREIAAQGARVYRVNGLIDDCGAIVGQGAKERGWFDFSTLKEPYRIEGKKTMGLELAEQLGWELPDAIFYPTGGGTGLIGMWKAFDELEKIGFIGSKRPKMFAVQAEGCAPMVRAFEQGVEFAERWEGAHTIAMGIRVPRAVGDFLILRAVRESGGAALAVSDDAIAAAVRDVARDDGLLLCPEGGATLAAYSRALDEGLIGRDERAVLFNCASGLKYPLEDQSRTLDRHAPIDFASL; encoded by the coding sequence ATGCGCCACGACCTCAACCTCACCACCGACCGGCCGACTTTCGTCACCCATCTCGAATGTTCGCTGACCGGCGAGCGCTATGAGGCGGACAGGCTGCATGGGCTGTCGGCGGCGGGGAAGCCGCTTCTGGTGCGCTACGACCTCGACGGTGTGCGTGCGACGCTGACGAAGGAAGCGATCGCGCAGCGGCCGATGGACCTGTGGCGCTGGCGCGAGTTGCTGCCGGTACGCCGGACATCCAATATCGTCAGCCTTGGCGAGAATGCGACCCCGCTTATCCCGCTGCCGCGCACCGCCGCGCGGCTGGGTGGCGTGCATCTACTGGCGAAGGATGAGGGCCGGTTGCCGACCGCCTCCTTCAAGGCGCGGGGCCTCGTCATGGCTGTTTCCATGGCGAAGGAACTGGGCGTGACCCAGGTTGCGATGCCGACCAACGGCAATGCCGGCGCGGCGCTGGCCGCCTATGCGGCTGTGGCGGGGATGGAGGCGGTGATCTTCTGCCCCGACGACACGCCCGAAGTGAATGTGCGCGAGATCGCGGCGCAGGGTGCGCGCGTCTATCGCGTCAACGGCCTGATCGACGATTGTGGGGCGATCGTAGGGCAGGGCGCGAAGGAGCGTGGTTGGTTCGACTTCTCGACGCTGAAAGAGCCGTATCGGATCGAGGGCAAGAAGACGATGGGGCTGGAACTGGCCGAGCAGCTTGGCTGGGAACTGCCCGACGCGATTTTCTACCCCACAGGCGGCGGCACCGGCCTGATCGGCATGTGGAAGGCGTTCGACGAATTGGAGAAGATCGGTTTCATCGGATCGAAGCGGCCGAAAATGTTCGCGGTGCAGGCCGAAGGTTGCGCGCCGATGGTGCGCGCGTTCGAACAGGGCGTCGAGTTCGCTGAGCGTTGGGAAGGCGCGCATACCATCGCCATGGGCATTCGCGTGCCGCGCGCGGTGGGCGACTTCCTGATCCTGCGCGCGGTCCGAGAAAGCGGCGGCGCGGCACTGGCCGTGTCGGACGATGCGATTGCGGCGGCGGTGCGCGATGTCGCGCGGGATGACGGATTGCTGCTATGCCCGGAGGGCGGCGCCACGCTGGCCGCTTACAGCCGCGCCCTGGATGAAGGGCTGATCGGTCGCGACGAACGGGCGGTGCTGTTCAACTGCGCCAGCGGTCTCAAATATCCGCTGGAGGACCAGAGCCGCACGCTGGACCGCCACGCGCCGATCGACTTTGCGTCGCTGTAA
- the grpE gene encoding nucleotide exchange factor GrpE codes for MSEDKQNLENTEVVDVLPEDAAPAGDATAEKLAALEAELATAKQDILYAHADTQNVRRRLEKELADARAYAATSFARDMLSVSDNLSRALATIPADLREDEKFKSLVVGLEATGRELESVFGRNGITKLESVGQPLDPNKHQAMMEVPSTDAEPGTILVEMQAGYMIKDRLLRPAMVSVAKKAE; via the coding sequence ATGAGCGAAGACAAACAGAATCTGGAAAATACCGAAGTCGTGGACGTGCTGCCGGAAGATGCGGCGCCCGCTGGAGACGCCACGGCCGAGAAGCTGGCCGCGCTGGAGGCGGAACTCGCCACCGCGAAGCAGGACATTCTCTACGCCCATGCCGACACGCAGAATGTGCGCCGCCGGCTGGAGAAGGAACTGGCTGATGCGCGGGCCTATGCCGCGACCAGCTTTGCCCGCGACATGCTGTCGGTTTCCGACAATCTGAGCCGCGCGTTGGCTACCATCCCCGCCGATCTGCGCGAGGATGAGAAGTTCAAGAGCCTGGTCGTCGGTCTGGAAGCCACCGGTCGCGAACTGGAAAGCGTGTTCGGCCGCAACGGCATCACCAAGCTGGAATCGGTCGGTCAGCCGCTCGACCCCAACAAGCATCAGGCGATGATGGAGGTCCCCTCGACCGACGCCGAGCCGGGCACCATCCTGGTCGAGATGCAGGCCGGCTACATGATCAAGGACCGCCTGCTGCGCCCCGCCATGGTGAGCGTGGCGAAGAAGGCGGAGTAA
- the hrcA gene encoding heat-inducible transcriptional repressor HrcA has protein sequence MSVIPISELNDRARDVFRLVVESYLGTGLPVGSRTISKIAALSLSPASIRNVMQDLEELGLLAAPHTSAGRMPTETGLRLFVDGMMQAAEPSVEERRAIEAGITESGPIEEALSAATATLSGLSACAGIIMVPKHEPVLRQFGFVPLNARQALAVLVGHDGSVENRVLDLPDGVSPVMLNEAANFMSARFGGMTLRQAGEVLAREMEAERNVLDNTARDLVARGLAIWSQDADDRPVLIVRGQSHLLDDGAAADLERARQLLEQLEGKQEILDLLRGALAGSATKIFIGSENKLFSLSGSSVIAAPYRGADGRVVGVVGVIGPTRLNYARVIPMVDFTAQTLSRLMR, from the coding sequence ATGTCGGTCATCCCGATCTCCGAATTGAATGATCGCGCGCGCGACGTTTTTCGCCTGGTGGTGGAAAGCTATCTGGGCACGGGCCTGCCCGTGGGGTCGCGCACCATCAGCAAGATCGCGGCGCTGAGCCTGTCGCCCGCGTCGATTCGCAACGTCATGCAGGATCTGGAGGAACTGGGCCTGCTCGCCGCGCCGCACACCTCGGCCGGGCGGATGCCGACCGAAACGGGGCTGCGCCTGTTCGTCGACGGCATGATGCAGGCGGCCGAACCGTCCGTTGAGGAGCGTCGCGCGATCGAGGCGGGCATCACCGAAAGCGGGCCGATCGAGGAGGCGCTGTCCGCCGCCACCGCAACCCTGAGCGGCCTGTCCGCCTGCGCCGGCATCATCATGGTGCCCAAGCATGAGCCGGTGCTGCGCCAGTTCGGTTTCGTGCCACTGAACGCGCGCCAGGCGTTGGCCGTGCTGGTGGGGCATGATGGATCGGTCGAAAATCGCGTGCTCGACCTGCCCGACGGTGTCAGCCCCGTGATGCTCAATGAAGCGGCCAATTTCATGTCGGCGCGCTTTGGCGGCATGACGTTGCGCCAGGCGGGCGAGGTGCTGGCGCGGGAGATGGAAGCGGAGCGCAACGTACTGGATAATACGGCGCGCGACCTGGTTGCCCGTGGCCTCGCCATCTGGTCGCAGGACGCCGACGACCGGCCGGTGCTGATCGTGCGCGGCCAGTCGCACCTGCTGGATGACGGCGCGGCCGCCGACCTGGAGCGGGCGCGGCAATTGCTGGAGCAACTGGAGGGCAAGCAGGAAATATTGGACCTGCTGCGCGGCGCTCTGGCCGGCAGCGCGACCAAAATCTTTATCGGCTCGGAAAACAAGCTCTTTTCCCTGTCGGGTTCTTCGGTCATAGCCGCCCCCTACCGTGGCGCGGACGGCCGGGTCGTCGGCGTAGTCGGCGTGATCGGCCCCACGCGCTTGAACTATGCGCGGGTGATCCCCATGGTGGACTTCACCGCACAGACGCTGTCGAGATTGATGAGATGA
- a CDS encoding DUF6438 domain-containing protein translates to MMLMACAMLTGCLAKQEGLEPPKAPGDMIRFTAGRCFGACPAYTMQVSPDGSGLLQPERFTSVPGPTRFTVTRAQYRKLVATLAPYRPAAGTTRKIAQGANCERFATDMPNYVVEWSRPGQPATRLEYQSGCMDARYGRLRVAIASVPKILDVQPMLNPKAVAP, encoded by the coding sequence ATGATGCTGATGGCCTGCGCGATGTTGACGGGGTGCCTGGCGAAACAGGAAGGGCTGGAACCGCCCAAGGCGCCGGGGGACATGATCCGCTTCACCGCCGGGCGCTGCTTCGGCGCCTGCCCGGCCTATACGATGCAGGTGTCGCCTGACGGATCGGGCCTGTTGCAGCCGGAACGCTTCACCTCCGTGCCGGGGCCGACGCGATTTACCGTGACCAGGGCGCAATATCGCAAGCTTGTCGCGACGCTGGCGCCATATCGTCCGGCGGCGGGCACGACCCGGAAAATCGCCCAGGGCGCCAATTGCGAGCGCTTCGCCACCGACATGCCCAATTATGTGGTCGAATGGAGCCGGCCGGGGCAGCCGGCGACGCGCCTGGAATATCAGTCCGGCTGTATGGACGCGCGCTATGGCAGGTTGCGTGTCGCGATTGCGTCGGTGCCGAAGATCCTGGACGTGCAGCCCATGCTCAATCCCAAGGCGGTCGCGCCATGA
- the rph gene encoding ribonuclease PH encodes MRPSGRAPDQMRDITMEPGFTIHAEGSCLVSFGDTRVLCTASVEEKVPPFLRGKGQGWVTAEYGMLPRATHTRGSREAAKGKQSGRTQEIQRLIGRSLRTVVDMKKLGERQIVIDCDVIQADGGTRTAAISGSWVALRIAVDKLLASGALSEDPIIQKVAAISCGIYEGTPVLDLDYAEDSNAETDANLILTGDGKFAEVQATAEGAAYDEEELLRLLRLARIGCAQIFAAQDAATGR; translated from the coding sequence ATGCGTCCTTCCGGCCGCGCGCCCGACCAGATGCGCGACATCACCATGGAACCCGGCTTCACCATCCATGCCGAAGGTAGCTGCCTCGTCAGCTTCGGCGACACGCGCGTGCTCTGCACCGCGTCGGTCGAGGAAAAGGTGCCCCCCTTCTTGCGCGGCAAGGGCCAGGGCTGGGTCACGGCCGAATATGGCATGTTGCCCCGCGCCACCCATACCCGCGGCAGCCGCGAGGCGGCCAAGGGCAAGCAGTCGGGCCGCACCCAGGAAATTCAGCGCCTGATCGGCCGTTCGCTGCGCACCGTGGTCGACATGAAGAAGCTGGGCGAGCGCCAGATCGTGATCGACTGCGACGTGATCCAGGCCGATGGCGGCACCCGCACCGCCGCCATTTCGGGCAGTTGGGTCGCGCTGCGCATCGCCGTGGACAAGTTGCTGGCGTCGGGCGCGCTCAGCGAAGACCCGATCATCCAGAAGGTCGCGGCGATCAGTTGCGGCATCTATGAAGGCACGCCGGTGCTCGACCTAGACTATGCCGAGGACAGCAACGCCGAAACCGACGCCAACCTGATCCTGACCGGCGACGGCAAGTTCGCCGAAGTGCAGGCCACGGCCGAAGGCGCGGCCTATGACGAGGAGGAACTGCTCCGCCTGCTCCGCCTCGCCCGCATCGGCTGCGCCCAGATTTTCGCCGCGCAGGACGCGGCAACGGGACGGTAA
- the rdgB gene encoding RdgB/HAM1 family non-canonical purine NTP pyrophosphatase, with protein MSDEFGQEQAIRKLAPGKLVIASHNSGKIREIAELLGPYGIEPISAAALDLPEPEETGTTFIANAELKAMQAADLSGLPALADDSGLCVEALGGNPGLFSARWAGPTKDFGFAMQKVWDGIEAKGPDAGHDAHFICALALAWPDGHVEAFEGRVDGTLVWPPRGDKGFGYDPMFVPLGYDISFGEMAAEKKHAMSHRADAFAQLVKAVF; from the coding sequence ATGAGCGACGAATTCGGACAGGAACAGGCGATCCGCAAGCTCGCCCCCGGCAAGCTGGTGATCGCCAGCCATAATTCGGGCAAAATAAGGGAAATCGCGGAACTGCTCGGCCCCTATGGCATAGAGCCGATCTCCGCCGCCGCCCTGGACCTGCCCGAACCGGAAGAGACCGGCACCACCTTCATAGCAAACGCAGAGTTGAAGGCGATGCAGGCGGCCGACCTCAGCGGCCTGCCCGCGCTCGCCGACGACAGCGGCCTGTGCGTCGAAGCGCTGGGCGGCAACCCCGGCCTCTTCTCCGCCCGCTGGGCCGGCCCGACCAAGGATTTCGGCTTCGCCATGCAAAAAGTGTGGGACGGGATCGAAGCCAAGGGGCCGGACGCCGGCCACGACGCCCATTTCATCTGCGCCCTCGCCCTTGCCTGGCCCGACGGCCATGTCGAAGCGTTTGAGGGCCGGGTCGACGGCACGCTCGTCTGGCCGCCGCGCGGCGATAAGGGGTTCGGCTACGACCCGATGTTCGTGCCGCTGGGGTATGACATCAGCTTCGGCGAGATGGCGGCGGAAAAGAAGCACGCCATGAGCCATCGTGCCGACGCCTTCGCGCAACTGGTGAAGGCTGTGTTTTAA
- a CDS encoding CAP domain-containing protein: protein MMVAGVAGAQPRSAASYGMEEAERDDGLMRDVMLDMHNEERESLGLPPLEWDAALAADARLYARTMARTGVFAHSSRASRAIPSGENLWMGTRGLYDYDVMAGAFLDEKRLMRRGGRLPNISTTGRWQDVAHYTQMIWRSTQKLGCALAAGASSDYLVCRYFPAGNIFGQGPLDPDTGPKAVAGGE, encoded by the coding sequence ATGATGGTTGCCGGCGTCGCGGGCGCGCAGCCGCGATCCGCGGCTTCCTACGGCATGGAGGAGGCGGAGCGCGACGACGGGCTGATGCGGGACGTCATGCTGGACATGCATAATGAAGAGCGCGAATCGCTGGGCCTGCCTCCGCTGGAATGGGATGCCGCGCTGGCGGCCGATGCGCGCCTTTATGCCCGGACGATGGCGCGGACGGGCGTGTTCGCTCATTCGAGTCGCGCCAGCCGGGCGATCCCCAGCGGCGAAAATCTCTGGATGGGGACGCGCGGCCTGTATGACTATGACGTGATGGCGGGCGCCTTCCTCGACGAAAAGCGCCTGATGCGGCGCGGCGGTCGCCTACCCAATATCAGCACCACCGGCCGCTGGCAGGATGTCGCCCATTACACCCAGATGATCTGGAGGAGCACGCAGAAGCTGGGCTGTGCGCTGGCGGCGGGGGCCAGTTCCGACTATCTGGTTTGTCGCTATTTCCCGGCCGGCAATATCTTCGGACAGGGACCGCTGGACCCGGATACGGGGCCTAAGGCGGTGGCCGGCGGGGAGTGA